Part of the Streptomyces sp. NBC_01353 genome, CACCCGCTCCGGGCGCAGCGCGTCGATCGCTCCCTCGTCGTGCGTGACCATCACGATCGCGCCCGGGTACGTGCCCACTGCGGCCAGGACCTCGTCGCGCGAGGCCGGGTCCAGGTTGTTCGTGGGCTCGTCCAGGAGCAGCACGTTCGCGCCCGAGTGGACGAGGCCGGCCAGTGCGAGCCGGGTCTTCTCCCCGCCCGACAGGACCCCGGCCGGCTTCTCGGCGTCGTCGCCCCGGAACAGGAACGCCCCGAGGACCCCTCGTACCTCCGTGTCCGTCAGCTGCGGAGCCGCGGCGGCGAGGTTCTCCCGGACCGTGCGGCCCGGGTCGAGGGTCTCGTGCTCCTGCGCGAAGTACCCGACACGCAGCCCGGGACCGCGCACCACGCGCCCCGAGTCGGGCCGCTCCCGCCCGGCGAGCAGCCGCAGCAGCGTCGTCTTGCCCGCCCCGTTGAGGCCCAGCACCACGAGCCGGCTGCCCCGGTCCACGGCGAGGTCGACGCCCTCCAGGACAGGGCGGCCGGTCCCGTACGCCTTGGTCAGGGAGACCGCGCCCAGCGGCATCCGGCCGCAGGGCGCGGGCTCCGGAAGCCGGATACGGGCCACCTGGTCCGCCCGACGCGCCGGTTCGAGCCCCGACAGCAGTCGGTCGGCGCGGCGGGCCATACTCCTGGCCGTCGTCGCGGTCGCGACCCGGGACTTCATCCGCTCCGCCTGCGCGTGCAGCGCCGCCGCCTTGCGCTCGGCGTTGGCCCGCTCGCGGGTCCGGCGGCGCTCGTCGGCGTCCCGCTGGGCCAGGTACGCGGCCCAGCCGGTGTTGTGGATGTCGATCGTGGCGCGCTGCGGATCGAGGTGGAACACCCGGTTGACCGTGTCCGCCAGGAGGGAGACGTCATGGCTGATCAGCACCAGACCGCCCTGGTGCGCGGCCAGGAACCCGCGCAGCCAGCCGATCGAGTCGGCGTCGAGGTGGTTGGTCGGCTCGTCGAGCAGCAGCGTGCCCTCGCGGCCGTGTCCCGCGAACAGGATCCTGGCCAGCTCGACCCTGCGCTTCTGGCCGCCGGAGAGCGTGCCGACGGCCCGCCCCATCACCTCGGTGGGCAGCCCGAGGCCGGCGGCGACCCGCGCCGCCTCGGCCTCGGCGGCGTATCCGCCGCGGGCCTCGAACTCCGCCTCCGCGCGGGCGTACGCGGCCATCGTCCGCGCGCCGTCGGCCTCGGTGTCGGCTTCGCCGAGGGCGAGCGCCGCCGCCTGCAGGGTGCGCACGGCCCGGTCGAGTCCGCGCGCGGAGAGGATCCGGTCGGAGACGGTGACGGTCGGATCGGCGGCGCGGGAGTCCTGCGGGAGATGAGCGATCTCGCCGGTGTGGGTGACAGACCCCGCGGCCGGGCGACGCGGCCCGGCCAGCGTGTCGAGGAGGGTGGTCTTCCCGGCGCCGTTACGGCCGACCAGGCCGATCCGGTCACCGGGGGCGATGTGGAAGGAGATGTCGGACAGCAGCAGACGGGCGCCGGCGCGCACGTCGGCACCGCGAACGGTGATCATGGGGTAACGCTCCGAAAAGGCAGAAGGACACACGGGTGGCGTGGAAGCGGGTCCTTGAGCTAGGAGATTCGGGGCGTAGACATGCCGTCGAGGCTAACGGAGGGTGGGCGGACGCGCATCGGACTTTTCGTCCGGGTGAGGGGGCGCACCCGCTCGCCACTCCGAAAAGGCCAGGTCGGGCCGGACCGCACGCACGGCGGCACCCGCTCACCACTCCGGGAAGACCAGATCGAGCCGCCGCAACCGCTCCTCGTCCGTCGTGATGTCGAGGGCCGTGATCCGCTCGCCCCGGATCGTGAACGCCACCGCGCGGACAGGGCGTCCCTCGCTGAACGCGACGACCCCCGGCGCCCCGTTCACCAGCGCCGGTCTCGCCACCGCGGCGAGTCCGGCGAACGAGGAGGCTCCCTCGGCGACGGCCGGCGCGCCGTGGACCAGGCCGTTCTCGGAGTACGCCACGACATCGGGGTCCAGGACGGCGGCGAGGGCCCGCGCGTCCCGCGCGCGGGCGGCAGCGAGGAACACCTCGACGACCGTGCGCCGCCGCCCCGGCTCGGCCTCCGGCTCCGCCCCGCCCGTGCCCCGCACCCGGAGCCGCGCCCGTCCGGCGAGTCGCCCCGCCTCCTCGGGGGTACGGCCGGTGATCCGCGCGACCTCGCGCAGCGGCAGCCCGAACAGGTCGTGCAGGGCGTACGCGAGCCGCTCGTCCGGTGCCAGCGAGTCCAGTACGACGAGCAGCGCCAGCCACACGGAGTCGACACCGTCCTCCGGCCCCGGGAGCGCCTCACCCCGCCCGTACCCCTCCACCATCCGGGTCCGGAGCCTGCCCACGCACACCCGCCCGACGGCGACCTCCAGCCAGCTCCCCACCTCGCCGGGCCGCACCCGCGCCTCGCGCAGCGCCTCCTCCGCCTCGCCGTGCGATCCGAGCATCCGGAGGGCGATGGCCCGCAGCCGGTCCTGGTGGGCGTCGAACCGCCGGGCGAGAAACTCGTGGTCGTCCATGGTCGTCATCACTCCTCGTCGCTTCCGTCAGTGCGATGACGTGCACGAGAGGCAGGATGTGACGGCAGCCTGGTGGACGGCCCGCAGCCCGCGCGCGTCCGGCGCGAGCCGCACGCGGCCGCCGCGCCCGATCGGATCGATCGGATCGCATGGGGCCGTCTCACAGCAGTCGACTCGCCGAGATCCGCTCCGTCCTCGCCCTCCGCGACAGCGGCGAAGCCCCCTGCGACCACGTCACCGACCTCGTCCGTCGGCACCTCGAAGAGACCGATCGACGCATCTCCGAGCTCCGGAAGGTCCGCATCGCTCTCGGCGACCTCGCCCGGCGCGCCGCCGACACCGATCCGGCCACCTGCGCCGAGAACGACATCTGCACCATCTTCTCGGCCCAGGGGCCGGCGACGAGGCGAGGGCGCACCGAGGGGGACGCCAAGGGGCCACATCCCCGTGCTCAGCCGGCCGCGGGGCCGAACCAGCCGGACAGTCGCCCGAGCAGTTCCTTCTGATCATCACCGACCCACGCGATGTGGCCGTCCGGCCGCAGCAGTACCGCGGGCACCTCCACCTCCTCGCTGACGTCGACGACGTGATCGACCCGGTCCTCCCAGCCCGCCACCGAGAGCCGGCCGGTCTGGTCGAGCAGGAGACCGCGGCCGGTGTGCATCTGCTCGTAGAGACGGCCGTGCTTCAGCTGCACGTCGCGCATCCGCCGGCCGAGCAGGTCGTGGCCCTCGCCGAAGTCGTAGCGGACCGAGATCGCGGTGATCTTCTCGATCAGGTACCGGTTCACCTCCTCGATCTCCACCAGCTCCGCCAGCAGGCGGCGCACCGACTGGGGACCGGGCTCGGTCGACATCAGCTGGATCTGCGCGCGGGTGTTGTCCAGCACGTCGGCGGCCACCGGATGCCGTTCCGCGTGGTAGCTGTCGAGCAGCCCTGCCGGTGCCCAGCCGGCGATCTCGGCGGCCAGCTTCCAGCCGAGGTTGAACGCGTCCTGGATGCCCAGGTTGAGCCCCTGCCCGCCGGTCGGCGGGTGGATGTGCGCCGCGTCACCGGCCAGGAACACCCGGCCGACCCGGTAGCGCTCGGCCTGCCGGGTGGCATCGCCGAAGCGGGAGAGCCAGCGCGGCGAATGCGCGCCGAAGTCCGTCCCGGCGAAGGCCCGCAGCTGCACCTTGAACTCGTCCAGGGTCGGCGCCGTCGTACGGTCCTCGGCCACCCCCTCGGCGGGCACCACGACCCGGTACACCCCGTCCCCCAGCGGCATGGTGCCGAACCGCTGCTGGGTCTTGCGGACCGCGGCCACCACCTCGGCCATCTCCTCCGGCGATGTGGTCAGCTCCATCTCGCCCAGCAGCGTCTCCACCCGGGAAGGCTCACCGGGGAAGCCGACACCGAGCAGCTTGCGCACCGTGCTGCGGCCGCCGTCGCAGCCGACGACGAAGCGCGAGCGCAGCTCCTTACCGTCGGCCAGCTCGACGATCACCCCTTGGTCGTCCTGGCGCAGCCCGACCAGCTCGCAGCCGCGCCGGATCTCGGCGCCGACCTCGGTGGCATGCTCGGCCAGCAGACCCTCGGTGACCTGCTGCGGGATGGCGAGGACGTACGAATGGGCCGTGTCCAGCTGTGTCGGCCACGTCTTGCTGAGCCCGGCGAAGAAGCCGCCGGCCGTGATCTGCTGCCCGTGCGAGAGGAAGCGCTCCAGCAGACCGCGCTGGTCCATGACCTCGATGCTGCGCACGTGCAGACCCTGCGCGCGGGACTGCCGGGTCGGCTCCGCCTCCTTGTCCACCACGAGCACCTGCACACCGTGCAGCCGCAGCTCGGCGGCCAGCATCAAGCCGGTCGGTCCGCCGCCAACCACGATCACGTCCATCATGGAAACCGCCCCGTTCAAAGAATGCTCACGTACGCCGCGAACACTGCGTTCCCGCAGGTCCCGGCGTTGACCCGGAGATTCTGCGCCACGAGGGGGGCCTTGCCGCAAGGCCCCCCTCGTGCTATATGTTGAGAGTGGCAAGGAGTGGGTGAACCTCCTTGCCTTTGTCGTTTGTCTGTCATGTGTCGTCCGCTGTGGACGGACAGGCTCCTCCCGAAGCGGTGCAGCGCAGCGTGCGGCGATGCCGGTGGTCCGGGAGGTTTCCCCATGGGCCTGCGGATGCGGCCACGAATCGGATTCTTTGCTTCCGTGGATCAGTGGACATGCTTTGCATAAAACTGCGGGTCTGCGTATAGTCATGCCATCCAGGAGGAGGGTTTCGATGACGGTACGAGCAGCAGTGGCAGGCGCGAGTGGATACGCGGGTGGAGAACTCCTGCGTCTCCTCCTCACCCACCCCCAGGTGGAGATCGGCACCCTGACCGGCCACTCCAACGCCGGACAGAAGCTCGGGGCCCTCCAGCCCCACCTCCTCCCGCTCGCCGACCGCGTCCTCGCGCCGACCACCGCCGAGGAGCTGGCCGGGCACGACGTCGTCTTCCTCGCGCTGCCGCACGGCCAGTCGGCCGCGGTCGCCGAGCAGCTCGGCCCCGACGTCCTCGTCGTCGACATGGGCGCCGACTTCCGGCTGAACAACGCCGCCGACTGGGAGAAGTTCTACGAGTCCCCGCACGCCGGGACCTGGCCCTACGGCCTGCCCGAACTGCCGGGTGCCCGTGCCGCGCTGGAGGGGTCCAAGCGCATTGCGGTGCCCGGCTGCTTCCCCACCGCCGTCTCGCTCGCGCTCTTCCCCGCGTACGAGAACGGTCTCGCCGAACCCGACGCCGTGATCGTGGCCGCCAGCGGCACCTCCGGTGCGGGCAAGGCCCTCAAGCCGCACCTGCTCGGCAGCGAGGTCATGGGCTCCGTGACCCCGTACGGCGTCGGCGGCGGCCACCGGCACACCCCCGAGATGAGCCAGAACCTCAGCCCCCTGGCCGGCGAGCGGGTCACCGTCTCCTTCACGCCGACGCTCGTCCCGATGCCGCGCGGCATCCTCGCCACCTGCTCCGCGCCGGCGAAGCCCGGGGCGACGGCCGAGACGGTACGGGCCGCGTACGAGAAGGCCTTCGCGGACGAGCCGTTCGTCCACCTGCTCCCCGAGGGCCGGTGGCCGTCGACGGCGTCCGTTCAGGGTTCCAACGCCGTTCAGATCCAGGTCACGTACGACGAGACCGCGAACCGCATCATCGCGATCAGCGCCATCGACAACCTCACCAAGGGCACCGCCGGCGGCGCGGTGCAGAGCATGAACATCGCCCTCGGGCTCCCTGAGGACACCGGACTTTCCACGATTGGAGTCGCTCCGTGAGCGTCACCGCAGCGAAGGGATTCACGGCAGCGGGCATCGCCGCCGGAATCAAGGAGAACGGCAACCCGGACCTGGCCCTCGTGGTCAACAACGGGCCCCGCCGCGCCGCCGCCGGCGTCTTCACCTCCAACCGCGTCAAGGCCGCGCCCGTCCTGTGGTCCCAGCAGGTGCTGACCACCGGCGAGCTGGCGGCCGTCGTCCTCAACTCCGGCGGCGCCAACGCCTGTACGGGCCCGCAGGGCTTCCAGGACACCCACGCCACCGCCGAGAAGGTCGCGGAGCTCCTCGAGGTCGGCGCCGGCGAGGTCGCCGTCGCCTCCACCGGCCTCATCGGCCTGCTGCTCCCCATGGACAAGCTCCTCCCCGGCGTCGAGAAGGCCGTCGGCGAGCTCTCCGAGCACGGCGGCGAGAAGGCCGCCATCGCCATCAAGACCACCGACACCGTCCACAAGACCTCCGTGGTCACGAAGGAGGGCTGGACCGTCGGCGGCATGGCCAAGGGCGCGGGAATGCTCGCCCCCGGTCTCGCCACCATGCTCGTCGTGCTCACCACCGACGCCGACGTCGCCGCCAAGGACCTCGACACGGCCCTGCGGCAGTCCACCAAGGTCACCTTCGACCGGGTCGACTCCGACGGCTGCATGTCCACCAACGACACCGTCCTCCTCCTCGCCTCCGGCGCCTCGGGCATCACCCCCGCGCACGAGGAGTTCGCCGAGGCCGTGACGACCGTCTGCCAGGACCTCGCGCGTCAGCTCATCGGCGACGCCGAGGGCGCCAGCAAGGACATCCGTATCGAGGTGATCAACGCCGCGACCGAGGACGACGCCGTCGAGGTGGGCCGCTCCATCGCCCGTAACAACCTCCTCAAGTGCGCCATCCACGGCGAGGACCCCAACTGGGGCCGGGTGCTCTCCGCCATCGGCACCACGCAGGCGGCCTTCGACCCCGACCAGCTCAACGTCGCCATCAACGGCGTGTGGGTCTGCAAGAACGGCTCGGTCGGCGAGGACCGCGACCTCGTCGACATGCGCTTCCGGGAGGTCACCATCACCGCCGACCTCGCCGCCGGTGCCGAGTCCGCCGTCATCTGGGCCAACGACCTCACCGCCGACTACGTCCACGAGAACAGCGCGTACTCGTCATGAGCGACTCCACGAACCCCACCCGTAAGCACACCGCGCTCCCCAAGGCCCAGATCCTCATCGAAGCGCTGCCCTGGCTGACCCGCCACAACGGCAAGACGGTCGTCATCAAGTTCGGCGGCAACGCCATGATCGACGACGAGCTCAAGGCCGCCTTCGCCCAGGACGTCGTCTTCCTGCGCCACGCCGGCCTCAAGCCGGTCGTCGTGCACGGCGGCGGACCCCAGATCAGTGCCGCGCTGGACCGGCACGGCATCGTCAGCGAGTTCAAGGCCGGCCTGCGCGTCACCACCGAGGACGCCATGGACGTCGTACGGATGGTCCTGGCGGGCCAGGTCCAGCGCGAGCTCGTCGGGCTGCTCAACCAGCACGGTCCCTTCGCCGTCGGCATGACCGGCGAGGACGCGCACACCATCACGGCCACCAAGCACCAGCCGGTCATCGCCGGCGAACAGGTCGACATCGGCCGGGTCGGCGAGATCACCGCCATCGACACCGGCGCCATCGAGGCGCTCCTGGAGGACGGCCGGATCCCGGTCATCTCCTCCATCGCCCGCTCCGAGGACGACGGACATGTCTACAACGTCAATGCTGATACGGCGGCTGCGGCTCTCGCTGCGGCGCTGGGCGCCGAAACCCTGATGGTCCTGACCGACGTCGAGGGCCTCTACGAGGACTGGCCCCACAGCGACGAGGTCATCAGCAGGCTCACCGCGAGCCAGCTGGAGAAGCTGCTGCCCGACCTCTCCAGCGGCATGGTCCCCAAGATGGAGGGCTGCCTGCACGCCGTACGCAACGGCGTCACCACGGCCCGTGTGATCGACGGCCGCGTCCAGCACTCGATCCTGCTGGAGATCTTCACCGACTCGGGCATCGGCACGATGGTCGTGCCCGACGAGACGACGGGGGACGGGGAATGAGCAACGCGGAACTGACCCAGCGGTGGCAGGGCTCGCTGATGGACAACTACGGCACGCCCCGGCTGCCGCTCGTCCGCGGCGAGGGCGCCAAGGTCTGGGACGCCGACGGCACCGAGTACCTCGACTTCGTGGGCGGCATCGCCGTCAACGCCCTCGGCCACGCCCACCCGGCGATCATCGAGGCCGTCTCGCGGCAGGTCGCCTCGCTCGGCCATGTCTCCAACCTCTTCGTCGCCGAGCCGCCGGTCGCCCTCGCCGAGCGGCTGCTCCAGCTCTTCGGCCGGCCCGGGCGGGTCTTCTTCTGCAACTCCGGCGCCGAGGCCAACGAGGGCGCCTTCAAGATCGGCCGGCTGACCGGCAGGACCCACATGGTCGCCACCCACGGCGGCTTCCACGGCCGGACGATGGGTGCGCTCGCGCTGACCGGCCAGCCCGGCAAGCAGACCCCGTTCCTGCCGCTGCCCGGCGACGTCACGCACGTCCCGTACGGAGACGTCGACGCCCTGCGCGCCGCGGTCACCGAGGACACCGCGCTGGTGATCATCGAGCCGATGCAGGGTGAGAACGGCGTCGTCGTCCCGCCCGTCGGCTATCTCCAGGCCGCCCGCGAGATCACCCGCGCCACCGGAACCCTCCTCGTCCTCGACGAGGTCCAGACGGGCATCGGCCGGACCGGCCACTGGTTCGAGTACCAGGGCCACGACGGGGTCGACCCCGACATCGTGACTCTGGCCAAGGGCCTCGGCGGCGGGCTGCCGCTCGGCGCGACCGTCGCCTTCGGCGAGGCGGCCGAGCTGTTCAAGCCCGGCCACCACGGCACGACCTTCGGTGGAAACCCGGTCGCCTGCGCCGCCGGCCTCGCCGTGCTCGACACCCTCGCGACCGGTGGAACGCTCGACGAGGTCAAGCGGCTCGGCGAGAAGCTGCGCGGTGGAATCGAGGGTCTGAACCACCCGCTGGTCTCCCATGTCCGTGGTGCGGGCCTCCTGCTGGGTATCGTGCTCACCGAGTCCCTCGCGCCCCAGGTGCAGCAGGCGGCTCAGGACGCCGGTCTCCTGGTGAACGCGCCCGCCCCCGATGTCGTACGGCTGATGCCGGCACTGATCATCGGAGACGCGGAGGTGGACGCGTTCCTGGCAGCGCTGCCCGGTGTCCTCGACGAAGCGGTGAACGGGGAAGGATGAACCGGAGAATGAGACGACGATGACCGACGCGCAGGAATCCGAGCACCTCGGGCCGTCCGTTCCGCAGACCCGCACCGCACGCCACCGCAGGATCGTCGACATCCTCAACCGGCAGCCGGTGCGCTCGCAGAGCCAACTGGCCAAGCTCCTCGCGGACGACGGGCTGAGCGTCACCCAGGCGACGCTCTCCCGCGACCTCGACGAGCTCGGCGCGGTGAAGATCCGCAACACGGGCGGCGAGTTGATCTACGCGGTGCCCAGCGAGGGCGGCTTCCGCACTCCGCAGGCGCCGCTCGGCGAGTCCGCCAAGGAGGAGCGGATGCGGCGGCTCTCCGGCGAACTGCTGATCTCCGCCGAGGCCTCCGCGAACCTGGTGGTCCTGCGGACCCCGCCGGGGGCGGCCCAGTTCCTCGCGTCGGCCATCGACCAGGCCGAACTCCACGCGATCCTCGGCACGATCGCGGGTGACGACACGCTGCTGCTGATCTCCCGCGACCCGGCGGGCGGCCAGGCGCTGGCCGACCACCTGCTGCGGCTCGCGCAGAACGACCGCTGAGGTCACGCCGACGGGGCGCGTACCGACCGATCGACGTCGGTCCGTGCCCCGCCGGTCCTCATCGACCCGGCCGGGTGAGCGGCGGCAGGGGCAGCGGAAGCCCCGGGAGCCCGTCGATGCTGGACGCGATGTGCTCCTTCTTCGCGAAGTACTCGCTGAGCGAGGTGTCGTTCTCGCGAGCGAACCGCTTCCCGTGCAGATCGCGGTCCTCGTCGTACGCCATGAACGGCACCCCGTACCCACAGCTGTCCCGGACCAGCTCGGCGGTGACCACGACGATCGCACGCAGCCCGTGCAGGGTGACATCGATGCCCGGGAAGTGCGCCAGAAGCCCCTCCCACCGCGGGTCGTCCCGGAACACGGGCTCGCCGCGCCCATGGACGCGCACGATGTTCGGCGGCCCCTGGAAGGCGCACCACATGAGGGTGATGCGACCGTTCTCCCGCAGATGCGCGACGGTCTCGGCGGTGCTGCCGGCGAAGTCGAGGTAAGCGACGGTCAGTTCGTCGATCACGGCGAAGGAGCCGGTCAGCCCCTTGGGGGAGAGATTGACGGTGCCGTCGCCGTCGAGCGGCGCGGTGGCGGTGAAGAAGATGGGCTGGGCCTCGATGAAGGCGCGGAGCCGTCCGTCTATTCGCTCATGCGTTTTTCCCATGACGGTCATTGTCTCCCGATCGGCCGCGCGCCCTGGCGCCGGGCGGCGGCGCGCAGCAGCCCGCCGCGGATCCAGGAGTGGATCGACACCGAGAAGGCGTCGCGGTGCCGTTCCAGCAGCGTCAGCATCTCTTCGCCCTGCTCCGCGGTTCGGGGGTCGGCGTTGTACCAGGCCCGGTTGGCCGACTTCGCGGCCCGTTCGCGCAGCCGCGGGCTGGGGTCGTCCATCATGCGCAGCGCGCAGAGCAGCCGCACCGAGTCGTGGCGCTCCGACGCCACGCGCAGCGCCGCCGCCCGCTGCGGGTACGGCCGGTCCGGTGCGGCCCGCGCCAGCAGTTCCTCCTCCGGCACCCGGAGGGCATGCTCGGCCAGCGTGTGTGCGACCTCGCGGACCACGGCCGCCGACGGATCGTCGAGCAGCCGCAGCACCCCGCGCCAGTCCCCCGGCTCCAGCACCCGCAGCCCCGCCACCGCCGACGCCCGCACCCGCGCCACCGGATGGCCCGTCAGCACCCGCAGCAGGACGGTGTCCTCGTCCGTTCGCTCCTGGCACTCCGCGAGACCGACCGGCGCGTAGGGCAACGGCGCGGCCCCTCCGCACTGTCGCCGGTACCACTCCGCCGGGTTCCCACCGGCTTGCCGCACCACCCAGCGCGCGCAGGCGCGCACCGTCCCCGAGCGGTCGGCGAGGAAGCGCTCCGCCTCCCCGCCCCGTCCCGCCCGGTGCAGCGCCGTCACCGCGTCCGACCGGACGCCGGGCCACGGGGCCTTCAGCAGGGGATCGAGGAGCGTGGCGTCAGCCCCCTCGCGGACGGCGGTCAGCACGGCCCGTGCGCACTCGTCCTGCACCACCACGTCCGGGTCCGCCGCAGCGGCACGCGCGCTCCGCGCGGGAGGAAGCCGCCCGTCCGCGATCGCCCTTCGGTACGCGAAGCGGCGCGTCGGCCGGTGGGGTGCGGCGAGCAGGACGTCCAAGGTCTGCGGAGCGGCCGCCGCCACGGCCGCCTCCAGGATTTCGAGCGCTCTTGCGCCGTGCAGCCGCCGGGCCGCCGACAGAACCACACCGGCGGTGGCGGCCAGTGCCTCAGGGGGGACCGGCCGCCGCAGGCCGGCCTCCAGCACTTCCAGGGCGCGCTTCCGTACCGGTTCCACCCAGTCCGCACAGCGGACCGCCACCAGTGGCAGCACCTCGGCGAGCTGCCCCGGCGGTGTCTCGGACGCCCGCTCCAGTGCTGCTTCGCGCACCCGCCCCGAGGAATGGCAGAGCGTCAGCGCGAGCTCGGGTCCGGAGATCTCTCCCTGTCCTGTGTGGTGGGGCAACGCCAACTGCCGGTACCTGTACTCCTCGCGCACGCCCCGGTCGAACTCCAGCCACAGCGCCGGTCCGCCCGGCCCGAGCACCCGACCGGGGCTCTCGCCGCGCGCCACACGCGAGGCGACGCTCCCGCCCGGCCCGGTCGGCGCATGCCGACCGGTGTCGTCCTCGTGCTGCCGCTGATGAATGGTCATGCGACGGACCGTAGCTCCACCCCACCCCCTCCACCAGGGGTTTTCCCGTGACTAGGGGGGCGCATTGACGAATCATGCGGAGGGATGCATACTCATGCATGTCGTCGAGCGTGACCTCGCGCAACCCCTGGTCGTTCCACAGCCGCCTCCCCGGTCGTCCACCCGCCGTGGGGAAGGCGGTCGCACATCTCCACCCTTGTCCTGAGGAGCACAGCAGTGAGCAGCAACAACGGTGACGTCCGGCTCTGGGGCGGCCGCTTCGCCGACGGCCCCGCCGAGGCCCTCGCGAAGCTCTCCGCGTCGGTCCACTTCGACTGGTGTCTGGCGCCGTACGACATCGCCGGTTCCCGTGCCCACGCGCGCGTGCTCCACAAGGCCGGGCTGCTCACCGAGGACGAGCTGACGCGTATGCTCGCGGGCCTCGACCAGCTCGAAACGGACGTGGCCTCGGGCGAGTTCGTCGGCACCATCGCCGACGAGGACGTCCACACCGCCCTGGAGCGGGGCCTCCTGGAGCGTCTCGGCCCCGACCTCGGCGGCAAGCTGCGCGCCGGACGGTCCCGCAACGACCAGGTCGCCACCCTGTTCCGGATGTACCTGCGCGACCACGCCCGCATCATCGGCGGTCTCGTCGCCGACCTCCAGGACGCCCTCGTCGGCCTCGCCGAGGCGCACCCGGACGTCGCCATGCCGGGCCGGACCCACCTCCAGCACGCCCAGCCGGTGCTCTTCGCCCACCACGTCCTCGCCCACGTCCAGTCCCTCTCCCGGGACGCGGAGCGGCTGCGGCAGTGGGACACCCGGACCGCCGTCTCCCCGTACGGCTCCGGCGCCCTGGCCGGTTCCTCGCTCGGGCTCGACCCGGAGGCGGTCGCCAAGGACCTCGGCTTCGAGCGCGGCTCGGCGGGCAACTCCATCGACGGCACGGCCTCGCGCGACTTCGTCGCCGAGTTCGCCTTCATCACCGCGATGATCGGGGTCAACCTCTCCCGGATCGCGGAGGAGATCATCATCTGGAACACGAAGGAGTTCTCCTTCGTGACCCTGCACGACGCCTTCTCCACCGGCTCGTCGATCATGCCGCAGAAGAAGAACCCGGACATCGCCGAGCTGGCGCGCGGCAAGTCGGGACGCCTCATCGGCAACCTCAGCGGTCTGATGGCCACCCTCAAGGCCCTGCCGCTCGCCTACAACCGTGACCTCCAGGAGGACAAGGAGCCCGTCTTCGACTCCTGCGACCAGCTGGAGGTCCTGCTGCCCGCCTTCACCGGCATGATGGCCACGCTCACCGTCAACCGGGAGCGCATGGAGGAGCTGGCGCCGGCCGGCTTCTCGCTCGCCACCGACATCGCCGAGTGGCTGGTCAAGCAGGGCGTGCCGTTCCGGGTGGCGCACGAGGTCGCGGGCGAGTGCGTGAAGGTCGCCGAGGCCGACGGTGTCGAGCTCGACGGGCTCACCGACGACCAGTTCGCCAAGATCTCCGAGCACCTGACCCCCGAGGTC contains:
- the rox gene encoding rifampin monooxygenase, with amino-acid sequence MMDVIVVGGGPTGLMLAAELRLHGVQVLVVDKEAEPTRQSRAQGLHVRSIEVMDQRGLLERFLSHGQQITAGGFFAGLSKTWPTQLDTAHSYVLAIPQQVTEGLLAEHATEVGAEIRRGCELVGLRQDDQGVIVELADGKELRSRFVVGCDGGRSTVRKLLGVGFPGEPSRVETLLGEMELTTSPEEMAEVVAAVRKTQQRFGTMPLGDGVYRVVVPAEGVAEDRTTAPTLDEFKVQLRAFAGTDFGAHSPRWLSRFGDATRQAERYRVGRVFLAGDAAHIHPPTGGQGLNLGIQDAFNLGWKLAAEIAGWAPAGLLDSYHAERHPVAADVLDNTRAQIQLMSTEPGPQSVRRLLAELVEIEEVNRYLIEKITAISVRYDFGEGHDLLGRRMRDVQLKHGRLYEQMHTGRGLLLDQTGRLSVAGWEDRVDHVVDVSEEVEVPAVLLRPDGHIAWVGDDQKELLGRLSGWFGPAAG
- a CDS encoding ABC-F family ATP-binding cassette domain-containing protein, which produces MITVRGADVRAGARLLLSDISFHIAPGDRIGLVGRNGAGKTTLLDTLAGPRRPAAGSVTHTGEIAHLPQDSRAADPTVTVSDRILSARGLDRAVRTLQAAALALGEADTEADGARTMAAYARAEAEFEARGGYAAEAEAARVAAGLGLPTEVMGRAVGTLSGGQKRRVELARILFAGHGREGTLLLDEPTNHLDADSIGWLRGFLAAHQGGLVLISHDVSLLADTVNRVFHLDPQRATIDIHNTGWAAYLAQRDADERRRTRERANAERKAAALHAQAERMKSRVATATTARSMARRADRLLSGLEPARRADQVARIRLPEPAPCGRMPLGAVSLTKAYGTGRPVLEGVDLAVDRGSRLVVLGLNGAGKTTLLRLLAGRERPDSGRVVRGPGLRVGYFAQEHETLDPGRTVRENLAAAAPQLTDTEVRGVLGAFLFRGDDAEKPAGVLSGGEKTRLALAGLVHSGANVLLLDEPTNNLDPASRDEVLAAVGTYPGAIVMVTHDEGAIDALRPERVLLLPDADEDLWNEEYRELVTLA
- the argC gene encoding N-acetyl-gamma-glutamyl-phosphate reductase; the protein is MTVRAAVAGASGYAGGELLRLLLTHPQVEIGTLTGHSNAGQKLGALQPHLLPLADRVLAPTTAEELAGHDVVFLALPHGQSAAVAEQLGPDVLVVDMGADFRLNNAADWEKFYESPHAGTWPYGLPELPGARAALEGSKRIAVPGCFPTAVSLALFPAYENGLAEPDAVIVAASGTSGAGKALKPHLLGSEVMGSVTPYGVGGGHRHTPEMSQNLSPLAGERVTVSFTPTLVPMPRGILATCSAPAKPGATAETVRAAYEKAFADEPFVHLLPEGRWPSTASVQGSNAVQIQVTYDETANRIIAISAIDNLTKGTAGGAVQSMNIALGLPEDTGLSTIGVAP
- the argJ gene encoding bifunctional glutamate N-acetyltransferase/amino-acid acetyltransferase ArgJ, producing the protein MSVTAAKGFTAAGIAAGIKENGNPDLALVVNNGPRRAAAGVFTSNRVKAAPVLWSQQVLTTGELAAVVLNSGGANACTGPQGFQDTHATAEKVAELLEVGAGEVAVASTGLIGLLLPMDKLLPGVEKAVGELSEHGGEKAAIAIKTTDTVHKTSVVTKEGWTVGGMAKGAGMLAPGLATMLVVLTTDADVAAKDLDTALRQSTKVTFDRVDSDGCMSTNDTVLLLASGASGITPAHEEFAEAVTTVCQDLARQLIGDAEGASKDIRIEVINAATEDDAVEVGRSIARNNLLKCAIHGEDPNWGRVLSAIGTTQAAFDPDQLNVAINGVWVCKNGSVGEDRDLVDMRFREVTITADLAAGAESAVIWANDLTADYVHENSAYSS
- a CDS encoding MerR family DNA-binding protein, translated to MGPSHSSRLAEIRSVLALRDSGEAPCDHVTDLVRRHLEETDRRISELRKVRIALGDLARRAADTDPATCAENDICTIFSAQGPATRRGRTEGDAKGPHPRAQPAAGPNQPDSRPSSSF
- a CDS encoding sigma factor-like helix-turn-helix DNA-binding protein; translation: MTTMDDHEFLARRFDAHQDRLRAIALRMLGSHGEAEEALREARVRPGEVGSWLEVAVGRVCVGRLRTRMVEGYGRGEALPGPEDGVDSVWLALLVVLDSLAPDERLAYALHDLFGLPLREVARITGRTPEEAGRLAGRARLRVRGTGGAEPEAEPGRRRTVVEVFLAAARARDARALAAVLDPDVVAYSENGLVHGAPAVAEGASSFAGLAAVARPALVNGAPGVVAFSEGRPVRAVAFTIRGERITALDITTDEERLRRLDLVFPEW